The following is a genomic window from Rhodoferax sp. PAMC 29310.
GCTGGCCGCAGGCAACAAAGTTTCACTGAACCTGAACAACGGCAGCCTGCTGAGCTACAACATCGATCAAGGTGCAGTCAATGCGTTGGCGGACAACCAGCAACTGATTCAAGCCGACGGAGGTCAGGTCTTCATGTCGGCCACGGCGGCCAACGCGCTTACCACCGCCGTGGTCAACAACACCGGCATCGTCCAGGCCCAAACCGTGCAAAACGTGGGCGGTGTCATCAAGCTGATGGGTGATATGGATACCGGCAGCGTCAACGTGGCGGGCACGCTGGATGCATCGGCCCCGGCCGGTGGCAACGGTGGCTTCATCGAAACCAGCGCGGCACATGTCAAGATCGCAAACGATGCCCGCATCACCACTCTGGCCGCCAGCGGCCTGAATGGCACCTGGTTGATTGACCCGGTGGACTTCACCATTGCCGCCAACGGTGGCGATATCACCGGCACAGCGCTTGGCACTTTACTGGCCAGCAATAGCGTCACCATTCAAACCGCAACAGGGACTAACACCGCCACGAACCTCTATGGTGGATCAGGCAGCAATGGCGATATCTTCGTCAACGATGTGGTGAGTTGGAGCGCTAATACTGCGCTGACGCTCAACGCCTGGCGCAACATCAACATCAACCAAACCATCACCGCCTCGGGCGCAACTGGTTCCCTGGCTTTGCAATATGGGCAGGGCACCATTGCCTCGGGCAACACTGCCACCTACAACATCAACGCACCGGTCAATCTGCAGGCTGGGCCGAACTTCAGCACCATGTTGGGATCAGACGGAACGGTGAAGATCTTCACCGTGATCACTAGCCTGGGTAAGGCAGGCAGCACCACGGCCACCGACTTGCAGGGTATGAGTGGCGGACTGGCGGGTAACTATGCGCTTGGTGGCAATATCGATGCGAGCGCCACAAGTGGATGGAACGGCGGCGCTGGTTTTGCGCCGATTGGCAGCGGTAGCACCAACTTTGCTGGGAACTTTGATGGACTCGGCCACACAATCAGTAATCTCACTATCTACCGGCCAACGACTAACGATGTGGGACTGTTTGGCGCATCTAGTGGGGTTTATATTCAGAACGTGGGTGTTGTCGGTGGCGCAATCACCGGGAAATCCTACGTAGGTGCCTTGGTCGGGAACAAAGTAGGGACCAATATCACCAATGCGTAGTCAACGAGCGCAGTCTCTGGTACTTCATGGGTGGGTGGTCTCCTGGGTCTCAGTAACGGCGGTACGATCAATTCCGCCTATGCGACGGGAGCGATTAGTGGTAAATCATCTCTGGTGGGGGGGCTGATTGGACAGGCCCGGTTTTACGGCTCTATTAACAATTCATACGCCACGGGCGCTGTAAGTGCACCGACGGCTTATTACGTTGGAGGACTGGTTGGTCAGGCCCGCTTTGTCAGTGTCAACAACTCTTATGCAACGGGAGCCGTAACAGGTGGCTCCGCGACTGGCGGATTGGTTGGCTATCTCGACACAACAAGCGTTAACAACTCTTATTCAACTGGCGCGGTGCTTGGCAGGAATGTTGGCGGCCTGATTGGGCTTATTACCAGAGGCAATGTTACAAACAGTTTCTGGGACACGGTGACTTCCGGGCAAGCCAGCTCAAACGGCGGCACAGGTAAAACTACCGCTGAATTGCTGACGCAATCCACCTACACCGGCTGGGACTTCACCAACATCTGGTACGTGGCCGATGGCCCAACTCGGCCATTTTTGCGCAGCGAATACGAATTCACCAAATTGGTGAATGGCGCGTTGACCGTCAACGCAGCCGCTGCCGCTGCCAATGGTGGTGTCGTGACCGCTATTGCGGCCTTGCCCGGCAATATGTTGCCACGCGTCCTACCTGGACTTTATGTTTCTGTTTTGGACGGCCAAATCAATTTCACGAACAGGGCGGGCTCGCCTAACTTCTCCTCTGGCCAGTTCGGCTACACGCCGTCAGTCACTTCTCCGCCAATCAGCCTGCCAGCCAACCCGGGACTGCGATTTACCCCGCCTCCAATGTTTACCCAACCGCCTGCTTTCACAACGGTTAAAGACGGCGGTATTAAAGATCCCGTGGACATGGTGGTGCAATAGTATTTGTATGAAAAGCGTTCTCATGAAGTCCCCTCGATTCAATCTCACGTTCATCTCTCTGGCCGTGCTGGTCTGCGCTAGTGCCCATGCGCAACCGAAACCCGATGCCGGGCAAATCAGCCGTGACCTGCAACAACAACCCGAACTGGCTACGCCCAAAGTGGTTGCACCGCTACGCATTGAAGGACAAGCCGTGCCGCAAGGCGCCAGAGCCACCGATGTGCGTTTTGCCGTCAAGTCAATTCGCGTGTCTGGCAGCCATGTGCTCCCACCATCCGAACTGGAAGCGCTGGTGGCCAACCTCAGCGGCGCCGAGCAGAGTCTGGCAGAACTCACTGAAGGTGCGGCCCGCATCACCGCTTATTACCGGGAGCGTGGCTTCGTGGTGGCGCGCGCTTACCTGCCTGCACAAGACATCAAGGATGGCGTTCTGGTCATTGCCGTGCTGGAAGGAGTACTGAGCCAACAGAGCTTAAGCAACAAATCGCGTTTGCCCGATGCCCAAGCCAATCGCTATCTGGCCGCTGTCAAAACCGGCGATCCGATCAATGCTGACCAAGTGAGCCGTGCCTTGCTGCTGCTGGCCGACACCCCCGGTGTAGGCGGCGTTCGTGCTGCACTGCAACCCGGCGCCAGTGTCGGCACCACGGATTTGCTGGTTGAACTGGACCCGGCGCAAGCCTATCTCGCCAACCTGGAAGTCGACAATTACGGCAACCGCTACACCGGTGAATACCGCACCGGCGCCGCGGTGGGATTGAACAACCCGTTCAACTTGGGCGACCTGTTGAGCCTGCGCGCGATCACCAGCGGCGACCTCATGAGCTACGCACGGCTGGCTTACCAGCTACCAGTGGGGGGAAGCGGCCTTAAATTAGGCGTGGCGTATTCTGATACTCGCTACAAGCTGGGTGAAGAGTTTGCCGCCCTGCAAGCGCACGGCACGGCCAGCAGCACCAGCCTGTATGCCACTTACCCGTTTGTGCGCAGCCAAAGCAGCAATCTGTGGGGCACGCTGACTTGGGAAGACAAGAAGCTAGCTGATCAGACCGATGTGCCGGTCTCTAGTGTCGACAAGCAAGTGCAACTGGTCACACTCGGTCTGGCTGGCAGCCGGCCAGATGCGCTTTTGGGAGGCGGTCTGACGGCCTTTGATATGGCGCTGACCAGTGGCAACCTGACGATGGATGCGTCATCGTTGGCACGGGATACCGCAGTCGGCTCAGCCAATAGCAATGGCACATTCAGCAAGCTGGCCTATAGCCTGAGCCGCCAGCAACGTGTGTGCGACAACTACAGCGTGTTGCTGGCACTCTCGGGCCAACAAGCAAGTAAAAACCTGAATTCATCGGAAAAGTTCTCGCTCGGTGGTGCCAATGGTGTGCGCGCGTATCCCCAAGGTGAAGCCAGCGGGGACCAAGGTATGTTGCTGAATCTGGAAGCGCGTCGCAACTTGAGCGAGCGGCTGCAAGCGGTGGTTTTTTACGATGCGGGATCTGTGGATATCAACCGAAATGCGTTTGCCGCCGGTGACAACACGCGGTCAATTGCAGGGGCCGGATTTGGCCTGAATGGCCAGATTAGCAAGTTGCAATTCAGAACTTCCGTCGCCTGGCGCACCAGGGGTGGCGACCCGGTGTCTGACACCGCCAACCACAATCCGCGCTGGTGGCTTCAAGTAAGCTTGCCGCTTTAATTTAAGCGTAAAGAAACAGATGCCCAAATTTGTAGGCGTAACTGGCTTACCCCGAGCTGGGTCAACCTTGCTGTGCCAACTACTGGCACAGCACCCCAGAGATTCATTGCGAAGGAAGTAACAGTCCGTTGTGCAACACTTTGCTGGGCATCCGACGCATGGTCAGCGATCATCAGTTTTTTCTGGCGCAGCTCGACACCACCTTTGACACCAGCTATGCAGGGTTATCTTCGTGGTTGGCACCATGATTGCCAAAAGTCTGTGGTGGTGGATAATACCCGAGCTTGGCTGCATGCCATTGAAATGCTGCTGCACATAGAACCCGAGGCGAAGCTGATTGTGTGTCTGCGTGACTTGGGGCAAATCTATGGCGCCATAGAAGCTCAACACCAACGCACTATCCTGATCGACTTCGTCGATTACCTGGCTGACTACGACCGTTTTGGTCGAGCCGATGCGCTATTTGCAAAGGATAAGGCGATCGGTGCACCACTGATTTCATTGCACGGGGTGCCGGACTTGCCCACGCATGTGCAGGAGCGGTTGTTTTTTGTACGGTTTGAAGACCTGATGGCACAGCCGGTAGCCTGTCTATCACTCATTTACAAGTGGCTCGGCGTGGAGCCCCTCACCATCAACGCGGACCAGTTGGCGGTAGGCGTGCAGGAAAGCGACAGCCACCACGACATGAAGTACACGCACAAGCAGGCCAGCAAAATCACTGCTCCAAAGCGGCACGAAATTTCGCCGCGCATCCAAACGCTGATTGAAACCGCTTATGCGTGGTACTACCAACTTTACTATCCGCAGTTGAAAAAAAGACCAGTGACACACCGGTCAGCCGCGACGTTGTTTGACAACCGGCAGCAGTGACAGTGGCGCAGCATGAAGCATGCAGCGGACACCCGGGTGCGGTGGTTTGGTTAACGGGCTTGCCAGGCTCAGGCAAGTCAACCTTGGCCCGTGCTGCGCAACAAAATCCTCACCTCGCAGGCTTTCGAACCGTGCTTCTTGATGGCGACAACTTACGCCACGGTTTGTGTTCTGATTTGAGTTTTTCAGTGGATGATCGCAATGAGAATGTGCGGCGGACTGGCGAGGTGGCCAGACTTTTTCTGGAAACAGGGGTCGTTGCAATTGTCGCGCTGGTTTCGCCCATGCGGGCTGCGCGCGATGCGGTACGTTGCTTGTTGCCAGAAGGCGCCTTCTTCGAGATGTACTGCCAATGTCCCGTTACAGTTTGTCGGGGCCGTGATCCCAAAGGCCATTACCCCAAAGCTGAAAAAGGCACGATTTCGGATTTCACGGGCGTTTCATCTCCATATGAAATATCCTTGGCGCCCGCCTTGCAACTCAATACAGGTGCAGAGAGTGTTGAAGAGTTTGTTGAACGCCTAACGCGAGCTCTGTTGAACTACTTGCAAGTAAGCGCATGAACCAACTAGTCGCCTAGCCGGAACTCGGGTTGCACCAAAATACAAAGGGCCAGCTGACGCGGTTTATACGGGCAGAATCGCTTGTTTCATGACTCATACATTGAACTCACACTGTTCAGCCAAAGTACTGACGCGTCGTTGGATCGGGCCGCGAGGCGTCTTCTCGTCCTGCAAGCTAGCCTTGGGCAGCGTCTAAACTCCTTCCCATGCAAAAATTTGACGTTGTGATCGTGGGGGCGGGGGCCGCCGGCCTGTTTTGCGCCGGGGTGGCGGGACAGCTGGGTTTGAAAGTGCTGGTCATCGACCACGCGGCCAAGGTGGCCGAGAAAATTCGCATCTCTGGCGGCGGTCGCGCTAACTTCACCAACCGCGACACCGGTCCGGCCAACTTCCTGAGTGACAACCCGCGTTTTTGCCGGTCTGCTTTGTCTCGCTACACTCCCGCGGACTTTGTCGCGCTGATGCAAAAACACCAGATCGCTTTTCACGAAAAGCACAAAGGCCAGCTGTTTTGTGATCACTCGGCCGAAGACCTCATCAATATGCTGTTGGCCGAATGCGCCAAGGGCGGCGTCACCCGCTGGCAACCCTGCGTCGTCAAAAACATCAGGTTTTTGGCCTCTACCCCTTATGCAGAATGTGCAGACAGCTATGAAATCGATAGTGACCAGGATACCGTGCATTGCGGGGCCGTCGTCGTCGCCAGTGGGGGCCTGTCAATTCCGAAAATTGGTGCCACCGACTGGGGCTACCGCATCGCCCGCCAGTTCGACATTCCCGTCATCACGCCCCGCCCCGCGTTGGTGCCATTGACGTTTGACGCGGACGCCTGGGCACCCTTCGCGCAATTGTCCGGTCTGTCCTTGCCCGTCAAGATTGCCACCGGCAGCAAGAAAACCAGCATCACGTTCGCAGAAGACCTGCTGTTCACCCACCGGGGTTTGAGTGGCCCCGGCGTGTTGCAAATATCTAGCTACTGGCAGCCCGACACCCCCATTCGGCTGAACCTGGCGCCCGAGGTGGACATCGCGCAGCACCTGAACGCAGCGAAAGCGACCTCCCGCAAATTGGTCGCCAACGAACTGGCCGGCCTCGTGCCGTCACGACTGGCCGACACCTGGGCGGATCAAGGCGCCGCCCAAGGACACAACTGGGCCCGCCCCGTGAACGAGGCCACGGACAAGTCACTGAACGCCTTGGCCGAGCGCTTGAGCCGATGGGAACTCACCCCCACCGGCACCGAGGGCTATAAAAAGGCCGAGGTCACCGCCGGCGGTGTGGACACCGTGGCGTTGTCCAGCCAAACCATGGAGTCCCGCCAAAGCGGTTTGTACTTCATTGGCGAGGTCGTCGACGTGACGGGGTGGTTGGGTGGCTACAATTTTCAATGGGCATGGGCCAGCGGCTTCGCCTGCGCCCAAGGGCTGGCGGCCAAGCTGCGCCCAGCCGCTCAAAATACTTGACGGCGCTTGGATTGCATTAGAAGAAGCGCTATAATCCAAGGCTTTGCTGGCAAACTCCCGCTGCCTGATCAACTTTTAAGCGGGAAAAAATCGCCGAACGCGGCGTGTGGGGCTCGATCTCCCCACGCGACCATCGTCGGCACAATTTGGATCACATTACGTAATGACAACTGTCCGTGTAAAAGAAAACGAACCCTTTGACGTCGCTCTTCGCCGTTTCAAGCGCACCATTGAAAAGCTGGGCTTGCTGACTGACTTGCGCGCACGCGAGTTCTATGAGAAGCCAACAGCTGAGCGCAAGCGCAAGAAGGCTGCTGCTGTCAAGCGCAACTACAAGCGCATCCGCGCCATGCAGTTGCCCAAGAAGATGTACTAAAAAGTACGCCTTCACGGCACAAAAAAAGCTCACCGGGGACGCTCAGGTGGGCTTTTTTTACGCCCTCGATTTTTCAAATACTCAGCACCAAGGAACACTGCAATGTCACTCAAAGACCAAATCACCGAAGACATGAAAAATGCCATGCGCGCCAAAGACAGCGAACGCTTGGGCACGATTCGCCTGCTGCTGGCAGCCGCCAAGCAAAAGGAAGTGGATGAGCGCGTCGAGATTGATGACCCCATGATGATCGCCATCGTGGACAAGCTCATCAAACAGCGCAAGGATTCCATTGCCGCCTTTACCCTGGCCGAACGCATGGATCTGGCCGACAAGGAAGCGGCTGAAATCAAGGTGTTGGAGATCTACCTGCCAAAGCGCATGAGCGCTGTCGACGTGGCCGAGGCGGTGCAGGCCATCGTGACCCAACTTGGCGCCAGCGGCCCCGGCGACATGGGTAAAGTCATGGGTGCTGTGAAAGCCCAACTGGCCGGCAAGGCCGACATGGGACAGGTGTCTGCCGCCGTCAAAGCCGCTCTCGCGGGCTAAGCCGGCAACTACTTCACGCTGGCGGTGGTGTGCACCACCTCAGCGAGGTTCTTGTCCGGATCGACGTTGTCGACCAAAGACAGTGACAACTTGTACTCTCCGGCCGGTGGCTGGAGCCAAATTTCAGTTTCACCGTCGACAAAATCAAACTCTGCCGCCTTGCCTCCGGCCAAAGGCAGCACCGACAAGCGGAAATGGCCTGAGCCCGGAATTTTTTGAGCAAGATGTCCAACATTCAGGTTGGAAGCATGAAAAAGAACGCGAAAACGAGAGCTTGTCAGGCCCTTGTCGACGATGAGCGCAATGCTAGGAGTTGTCACAGCAGGGACTTCCACCTTGGCGCGCTGTTGACTCACCGTCACCTTGAGTGGTTTGCTGTAGACGAAGCGCGGCAAGTGCTTGTCGTCCGCCAGCAACATTCGCAAGGTGTACTCGCCCGGCGCCAGATTCAACGTCGTCTCCATCTGCCCCTTGCCGAAGTGAATATATTGGTCATTGAAGGGCAGAGGCTGCTTGAAATCCAGTGGCAGATCGCGATTAATCAGCAAATGATGATGACCACTTTTACCGCCAGCAGGCGCCTGTATGGGCGCAAGTCCCCAGCCCTGTGAGAGTCCGAAATACGCCAAAAACGGCATTTGAATCTCGTCGCCGTCCTTGAGGTTGGTGAAATACGCTTGGGCTGCGCCCGGCTTGACCGCCACTTGCCACGGGTGCAAGGGGGTGGCTGCGCCGCCTGCAAGTGCCCCTTGAGCGCCCCAAAACCCCATACTGCCCAGAAGGACCAGCCCACGAACCCACATCGTTCTATCAATTGACATCATCCATCCCTACCAAGACGCACCAGTACCTTGCCAGCGCGTTGCGAACTAAATAATTGTTTGCGGCGTCTGCGCGTCTCGACCGAACTTTGATCAGCTACCGGCCACCTTCATCCGATTCACCAAAATAGAGCCCACCGTCTTGGCGCCGTAGTTGTAGGTGTCGGCTCCGACCGCTTTGATCCCTTTCAGCATGGCTTTCATGTTGCCGGCGATGGTGATCTCATGCACAGGAAAAGCAATGCGGCCGTTTTCAACCCAGAAACCACTGGCCCCGCGTGAGTAGTCACCCGTGACGTAATTCACACCACTGCCCATCAACTCGGTCACGAACAAACCGGTTCCCAGCTTTTTCAGCATGGCATCCAGATCGTCGCCGGCTCGTGTCAGGCGCGATGTCAGCGTCAAATTGTGTGAGCCACCGGCATTGCCTGTGGTCTTCATGCCAAGTTTGCGCGCCGAGTAGCTGCTCAAAAAGTAGCCCTGTACACAACCCGCCTCCACCACCTGACGGGCTTTGACTTTGACGCCCTCATCGTCAAATGGCGAGCTGCCTTTGCCGCGCTTCACAAAAGGGTCTTCCATGATGTCAATGTGCTTGGGCAGCACCTGTTTGCCCAATGAGTCGAGCAAAAAGGAACTCTTGCGGTACAGCGCGCCGCCGCTGATGGCCTGCACGAATGAACCCAACAAACCGGCTGCCAGCGGCGACTCAAACAACACCGGGCATTCCGTGGTGGCAATCTTGCGCGCCTTCAAGCGGCTCAGTGCCCGCTCTGCTGCGTAGCGCCCCACGGCTTCGGGCGAAGCCAGGTCATCCGCGCAGCGCATGGAGCTGTACCAGGCGTCACGTTGCATGTCGTTTCCCTTGCCGGCAATCGGCGACACCGACATGCCGTGACGCGAACTGGCGTAGCCGCCTCGAAAGCCATTGGTGTGGGCGGAAAAGAAGTGAGACTGCTGGGCCGAGACGCTGGCACCCTCGCTGTTGGTGATGCGCTTGTCCACGTCCAATGCCGCAGCCTCGGCCACCAAGGCCATTTGGGCAGCCTGCGCGCTATCAATGGCCCAAGGGAAGAATAAATCCAGATTCGTACGCTGTTTGGCCGGCTGAGCGATGTCTTTGGCGTCTGGCAAGGCGGCAAACGGGTCTTCTGCCGTGAAGCGAGCGATGTCGTAAGCCGCCTGCACGGTTTGGTGAATGGCGGCTTTAGAGAAATCTGAAGTGCTGGCATTGCCGCGGCGCTTACCCACGTAGACGGTGACGCCCAGCGACTTGTCCCGGTTGCGCTCCACATTCTCCAACTCGCCCTTGCGAACCGAAACACTCAGGCCACAACCCTCTGATGCTTCGGCACCGGCATCGGAGGCGCCGAGCTTTTTGGCATGGGCCAAGGCGGTGTCCACCAGGTCTTCAAAAAATGGGCGGCTGTAGCTAAAGCCGCTGTCTGCGGCGGGCTGGGCGGGGGGCGTGTTGGATTTCTTCATATCGGAGGCTATGATACTTGGCTACGCGCAAACTCTGCCGCGCCCCTCTCTCTACTCCCCAACCATGTCACGCAAATTCAAAAAAGGCTATTTCGTTCGCGGTGAATTCGTTGCCGAAGGCAGCGATCGCGATATCGAACTCAAGGCCGAACTCAAAGGCACCGACGACCAGAGCCGAACCGACCTCAAACGCGAAAGCGATGAGCTCCAAAAACTCGGTGAAGACCTGCTGGCGATGCGCGGCGACTTGATGGCCCGCCTGGATTTGACGGACAAGCTCAGAGACGCCATAGCAGAGGCGAAGCGCATCACCAATTTCGAAGGCAAGCGTCGTCAGATGCAATTCATTGGCAAGCTGATGCGCAAGATTGAGCCCGACGTGATTCAATCGATTCGTATCGCCCTCACTGAGCAGCACAGTGGCTCGGCACACGAAAATCTGGTCCTTCACTTGTCAGAAAGCTGGCGCGACCGCCTGATGGCCAACGACGACGCCTTTGGCGGTTGGATCATCCAGTGCCCGGACACCGATAGCCAGCAACTGCGCGCACTGATTCGCCAAGCCCGCAAGGATGCCGTGCCTGAGAAGCCCGGTGACGCCGTTCGCCATGGCCGCGCCTACCGCGATATTTTTCAAATCGTGCGTGAACAGCTGAACAAGTCGGAAAGCCCCAGTGCACCAACGCACTCAGATGCGGTAAGCGAGGACGGAGAGGAAGAGGCGCAATGACCAACACCGCAGCGGCCGGCTTGGAACCGGTAAAAATCGGCATCGTGTCCGTCAGTGACCGTGCCTCCAGCGGCGTCTACCTGGACAAAGGTTTGCCAGCACTGCAAGACTGGCTGACCCGAGCCCTGAAAAACCCCCTGCAGTTCGAGCCCCGACTGATTCCCGACGAAGAGGCAGCCATCAGTGCGGCCTTGGTCGCCTTGGTCGATGCGGGCTGCTCACTGGTACTGACCACCGGTGGCACTGGCCCTGCCTTGCGCGATGTCACACCTGAAGCCACGCTGGCTGTTGCGCACAAGGAAATGCCGGGTTTTGGTGAGCAGATGCGCCAGATCAGCCTTCAATTTGTGCCGACGGCCATTCTGTCTCGCCAGGTGGCGGTGATTCGTGATCAGTCGCTGATCATCAACCTGCCGGGCCAGCCGAAATCTATTCAGGAAACCCTGGAAGGTTTGCGCGACAAAGCCACGGGCGAGTCCATCATGGCTGGCATTTTTGCCGCCGTGCCTTACTGCATCGATTTGATTGGTGGCCCTTACCTGGAAACCAACGATGCCGTGTGCAAGGCGTTTCGGCCCAAGTCGGCCATTCGCCCCACTGCTTAGGGCTTCGGCCGTCTACTTGCCAACAAGCTGATTGAGCTTGTCCGCCTCAAAATTCTCAAGCAGAGCGGCATCACAGGGCACACAATCCGTGGCCGAGCGATTGGTCTGCAGAGTCTCAATGGCTTTCCACAACAAGGCAATTTGGTGCTCCTGTGAGCCCGCATTGTCAATAAGGCCGCGCATCGCCTGACTCAACGGGTCATCGTTCTGGGTGACGCCATAGGCTGAGAACCCCATCTTCGAAGCCGCCTCTTCGCGTTTGACGTCCCGATTGGCCTGAATGATGCGCGCAGGGTTGCCCACTGCCGTGGCGCCCGCTGGCACCGGCTTGGTGACCACCGCATTGGAGCCGACTTTGGCGCCGTCCCCCACCTCGAAACCACCCAAGACCTGCGCACCCGCGCCCACCACCACATCGCGACCCAGAGTGGGGTGACGCTTGGCACCTTTGTAGAGCGAGGTGCCACCCAGCGTCACGCCCTGATAGATCGTGCAACCGTCACCAATCTCAGCTGTCTCGCCAACAACAACCCCCATGGCATGGTCGAAGAAGACGCGCTCTCCAATCTTGGCGCCGGGGTGAATCTCAATTCCCGTCAGGAACCGCGAAAAATTGGAGATAAACCGGCCCGCCCATTTGAAACCATGTGACCAGCACCAATGGGCGCGACGGTGCAGAATAACCGCGTGCAAGCCGGGGTAGCAGGTCAGAACCTCCCAGCGGCTTCGGGCCGCCGGGTCGCGTTCAAGAATGCATTCAATATCGGAGCGGAGTCGGGAAAACATGGGTGAAGTCTAGCTTTCAGAGGGTGCGTCTGTCTTGGGCAAGGGCTTGACGCCTGTGGCAGACTGCTCGACCGATTTCGCAATGCCGCGCAGCATATTGACCTCCTCAAGCGTAATGCCGGCCCGGTTCAACAGCTGATTCAAACGTGGCATCAGTTTTTTGGGCGCCTTGGGGTCCAGAAAGCCAATCGTCATCAGTGACTTCTCCCAATGTGCCAACATGCCAGCCACTTGCTGCGCATCAGCCAGCGTCGGCGTCGCGGTCGCCTCCTCCACAGGATAGGCGCCCAACGCCAGACGCCACTCATAGGCGATTACCTGCAATGCAGCACCCAAATTCAGGGAGCCAAACTTCGGATTACTTGGAATGCTGAGACAGGCATGACACCGGTACACATCGTCATTGCTCATGCCAAAACGCTCACAGCCAAACAAAAACGCCACGCCAGAATTTTTATCACTTTCACCGTCAGGCCCCTGTCGAACCAGCGTGGGTAGCTCTCCTTTTGATAGCTTATCGAAATGCTCGCGCGGGGTCACGGTAGGTGGGCCAAAGTCGCGCGGAGTCATGGCGGTGGCGCACAGGTGCGACATGCCGTCCAATGCTTCATCCAACGTCGCCACAATGCGGGCATTCTTCAGCACATCTAGGGCGCCACTGGCGCGCTGGATGGTTTCCTCGCGGTTGAGCACGTTGGGCCAACGCGGTGCAACCAGCACCAAATCGTCAAAGCCCATGGTTTTCATGGCGCGTGCAGCGGCCCCGACATTGCCCGCATGGCTGGTGTTGATCAAGATAAAACGTGTTTGCATGGCATTCATCTAACACGCCGGCCAACGCGCAACCGCGCTGACAGGCTAAAATCCGCCTATTGTCGCTGTCCGCATCGCCGGGCTGTCCTGAAACGTTCTTGGTCTGTCGTGAAAGCCCCTGTGTTTTTGCGACCAACTCTCAAAATTTATGTCGTCTCCCAATCTGCACCCCATGATCAATGTGGCCGTCAAGGCTGCCCGCGCCGCTGGCGCTCTCATCAACCGCGCGGCGCTTGACGTTGAATCAGTGCGGATTTCCCAGAAACTGGTGAATGACTTTGTCACCGAAGTTGACCACGCGGCAGAGCATGCCATCATCGAAACCCTGCTCACCGCCTACCCAGGCCACGGCATCTGGGCCGAAGAATCGGGGCGGGAGCACGGCGCACAAGATTCAGAATTCGTCTGGATCATCGATCCGCTGGACGGCACCACCAACTTCATACACGGCTTGCCCGTCTACTGCGTTAGCATCGCGCTCGCCGTCAAGGGAAAGATTGAACAA
Proteins encoded in this region:
- the rpsU gene encoding 30S ribosomal protein S21; amino-acid sequence: MTTVRVKENEPFDVALRRFKRTIEKLGLLTDLRAREFYEKPTAERKRKKAAAVKRNYKRIRAMQLPKKMY
- a CDS encoding GatB/YqeY domain-containing protein, whose product is MSLKDQITEDMKNAMRAKDSERLGTIRLLLAAAKQKEVDERVEIDDPMMIAIVDKLIKQRKDSIAAFTLAERMDLADKEAAEIKVLEIYLPKRMSAVDVAEAVQAIVTQLGASGPGDMGKVMGAVKAQLAGKADMGQVSAAVKAALAG
- a CDS encoding DUF4399 domain-containing protein, yielding MSIDRTMWVRGLVLLGSMGFWGAQGALAGGAATPLHPWQVAVKPGAAQAYFTNLKDGDEIQMPFLAYFGLSQGWGLAPIQAPAGGKSGHHHLLINRDLPLDFKQPLPFNDQYIHFGKGQMETTLNLAPGEYTLRMLLADDKHLPRFVYSKPLKVTVSQQRAKVEVPAVTTPSIALIVDKGLTSSRFRVLFHASNLNVGHLAQKIPGSGHFRLSVLPLAGGKAAEFDFVDGETEIWLQPPAGEYKLSLSLVDNVDPDKNLAEVVHTTASVK
- the pmbA gene encoding metalloprotease PmbA; this translates as MKKSNTPPAQPAADSGFSYSRPFFEDLVDTALAHAKKLGASDAGAEASEGCGLSVSVRKGELENVERNRDKSLGVTVYVGKRRGNASTSDFSKAAIHQTVQAAYDIARFTAEDPFAALPDAKDIAQPAKQRTNLDLFFPWAIDSAQAAQMALVAEAAALDVDKRITNSEGASVSAQQSHFFSAHTNGFRGGYASSRHGMSVSPIAGKGNDMQRDAWYSSMRCADDLASPEAVGRYAAERALSRLKARKIATTECPVLFESPLAAGLLGSFVQAISGGALYRKSSFLLDSLGKQVLPKHIDIMEDPFVKRGKGSSPFDDEGVKVKARQVVEAGCVQGYFLSSYSARKLGMKTTGNAGGSHNLTLTSRLTRAGDDLDAMLKKLGTGLFVTELMGSGVNYVTGDYSRGASGFWVENGRIAFPVHEITIAGNMKAMLKGIKAVGADTYNYGAKTVGSILVNRMKVAGS
- the yjgA gene encoding ribosome biogenesis factor YjgA, with translation MSRKFKKGYFVRGEFVAEGSDRDIELKAELKGTDDQSRTDLKRESDELQKLGEDLLAMRGDLMARLDLTDKLRDAIAEAKRITNFEGKRRQMQFIGKLMRKIEPDVIQSIRIALTEQHSGSAHENLVLHLSESWRDRLMANDDAFGGWIIQCPDTDSQQLRALIRQARKDAVPEKPGDAVRHGRAYRDIFQIVREQLNKSESPSAPTHSDAVSEDGEEEAQ
- the mog gene encoding molybdopterin adenylyltransferase — its product is MTNTAAAGLEPVKIGIVSVSDRASSGVYLDKGLPALQDWLTRALKNPLQFEPRLIPDEEAAISAALVALVDAGCSLVLTTGGTGPALRDVTPEATLAVAHKEMPGFGEQMRQISLQFVPTAILSRQVAVIRDQSLIINLPGQPKSIQETLEGLRDKATGESIMAGIFAAVPYCIDLIGGPYLETNDAVCKAFRPKSAIRPTA
- the cysE gene encoding serine O-acetyltransferase, giving the protein MFSRLRSDIECILERDPAARSRWEVLTCYPGLHAVILHRRAHWCWSHGFKWAGRFISNFSRFLTGIEIHPGAKIGERVFFDHAMGVVVGETAEIGDGCTIYQGVTLGGTSLYKGAKRHPTLGRDVVVGAGAQVLGGFEVGDGAKVGSNAVVTKPVPAGATAVGNPARIIQANRDVKREEAASKMGFSAYGVTQNDDPLSQAMRGLIDNAGSQEHQIALLWKAIETLQTNRSATDCVPCDAALLENFEADKLNQLVGK
- a CDS encoding RNA methyltransferase produces the protein MQTRFILINTSHAGNVGAAARAMKTMGFDDLVLVAPRWPNVLNREETIQRASGALDVLKNARIVATLDEALDGMSHLCATAMTPRDFGPPTVTPREHFDKLSKGELPTLVRQGPDGESDKNSGVAFLFGCERFGMSNDDVYRCHACLSIPSNPKFGSLNLGAALQVIAYEWRLALGAYPVEEATATPTLADAQQVAGMLAHWEKSLMTIGFLDPKAPKKLMPRLNQLLNRAGITLEEVNMLRGIAKSVEQSATGVKPLPKTDAPSES